Within the bacterium genome, the region TTTCGGCGGCTCCCTGCGCAACCCGGCGGCGTTCTGCAACGTGGTGGGGCTGCGTCCCTCGCCGGGGCGGGTGCCCTTCTGGCCCGCCAAGCTCGGCTGGTCGGGCCTCTCCGTGCAGGGCCCCATGGCGCGCCACGCGCGGGATATTGCGCTTTTCCTCTCCGCCATCGCCGGGCCGGACGCGCGGGCGCCCATTTCCATCGAGCAGCCGGGCAGCATCTTCGCCCGGCCCCTGGAACGGGATTTCGCCGGCGTGCGCATCGCCTGGAGCCGCGACCTGGGCTTCTTGCCCATGGACCCTGTAATTACCGAGACCTGCGAGGCCCAGCGGGGGGTCTTCGAAACCCTGGGCTGCCTTGTGGAGGAGGCCCATCCGGACCTGCGGGGGGCGACAGAGGTGTTCCACACTCTGCGCGCCTGGAAGTTCTCAATTGACCGCGCCTACGAGTACGAGCACCACAGGGAATTGCTCAAGGACACGATCATCTGGAACACGGAAGAGGGCCACAAGCTGGACGGCCCCAGCGTGGCCCGCGCCGAGGCCAAGCGCACGGAGCTTTTCCACCGGGTGCGGGAGTTCATGGAAACCTACGAGTACCTGGTGCTCCCCACCAACCCCATCCCGCCCTTCCCGGTGGAGCAGCGCACCGTGACCGAGGTGAGCGGCGTGCCCATGCCAACCTACGTGGCCTGGGGCGCCCTGCGGCATGTGATCACCGTGGTGGGCAACCCGGCCATTTCCGTGCCCTGCGGCTTCACGCCGGAAGGGCTTCCCGTGGGGCTGCAAATCGTGGGACGCCACAACCACGATTTCGAACTTCTGCAACTGGCCCACGCCTTCGAGCAGGCCACCCGCTTCGGCGAGCGGCGCCCGCCGATCCTGGAGTAGCCGGCCAAGCTGAGTGAGAGGATGTTCTATAAAAAACTTTTGGCAGGGCGCGCATACCCGGGTGGAATTGAGAAATTTT harbors:
- a CDS encoding amidase, with the protein product MDATELCFLPAVDLARMIREKAVSAREVMEVHLGQIERINPKVNALVTLDAEGALQQADVADRALAAGSGAAPGPLHGLPLGVKDLILTKGMRTTFASPIYKDNVPEVDSLIVERERAAGAIIVGKTNTPEFGAGEQTFNEVFGTTLNPYDTSKTCGGSSGGSAVALACGMVPLADGTDFGGSLRNPAAFCNVVGLRPSPGRVPFWPAKLGWSGLSVQGPMARHARDIALFLSAIAGPDARAPISIEQPGSIFARPLERDFAGVRIAWSRDLGFLPMDPVITETCEAQRGVFETLGCLVEEAHPDLRGATEVFHTLRAWKFSIDRAYEYEHHRELLKDTIIWNTEEGHKLDGPSVARAEAKRTELFHRVREFMETYEYLVLPTNPIPPFPVEQRTVTEVSGVPMPTYVAWGALRHVITVVGNPAISVPCGFTPEGLPVGLQIVGRHNHDFELLQLAHAFEQATRFGERRPPILE